Part of the Ignatzschineria larvae DSM 13226 genome, TCGGGATCGATCACCCGGCAAATGTGATGGCTAGTGATTTTGATGGTCAGCACTTTCATCTCTCAATTCAATTAGCAGAGCATTCATCTCAAGATTCAGCGCTTGAGGCGGATGTTACGTTACAGCTTTTAGGGCGACATAATATTTTAAATGCGCTTGCGGCAACGGCAGCAACCTACAGTGCCGGTGAAAAAATCGATACGATTGTTAAAGGTCTTGAGGCTTTAACGCCGGTAAAAGGGCGGTTACAGGTTGTCAAGATTCAAGATAAAGTGCAGTTAATCAACGATGCATATAATGCAAATCCTAACTCATTAAAAGCTGGAATTGATGCTTGTCATGCCGGTATTCGCTGGTTAGTACTAGGGAATATGCGGGAATTAGGAAGTGAAGAGGTTGCGATCCATCAGGATGCAGGGCGTTATGCAAAAGAGGCAGGGTTTACGAAGCTCTTTGCGCTGGGTGAATTAGCTGCTCATTCTGCGAACGCTTTTGGTGATGGTGGTAGTAGCTATGAAAACCATGAGGCGCTATTAACCGCATTGCAATCAGCAATTTCTGAATATCAAGAGGATGCACTTTTAACGATTCTACTGAAAGGATCTAATAGCATGAATATGCAATATTTCTATGAAACATTAGCCCCTAGTGAAATTCAATAGATTTCAATTATAAGCTTCAATCATCATAGTCATAGAACGGCACTGATCTTAGGGATAGTACCGATAACTACTTTATAAGGAAAGGAATTAATTTAACATTATGTTGTACGCGTTACTCTCCCACTTAGCCGATTACTGGTCGCCATTACGTGTTTTTCAATATATTACGATGCGCGGTATTATGGCCGCATTGACCGCACTCATCTTTAGTATTGGCTTCGGTCCTGCTTTTATTCGTTTATTACAAAAACAACAGATTGGTCAATTTGTGCGTAATGATGGGCCTGAAAGTCATCTTTCAAAGCAGGGAACACCGACTATGGGGGGCTTGCTCATTATCTTCGGTATCCTGCTTGCAACACTCTTATGGGCAGATTTACGCAATCTTGATATCTGGATTGTTCTTTTTGTGCTTGTCTCTTTTGGAGCTGTTGGCTTCTTAGATGATTATAAAAAAGTCATTAAAAAGCAATCTTTAGGGCTTCGGGCTAAAGAGAAGTATCTCTATCTCACGATTGCAGGCCTTATTGCTTCTTGTGCACTCTACTTTACAGCAAAAACAGAAGCAGATACTGCACTTTTAATCCCTTATTTTAAAGATCTAACGATTCCTTTGGGGATTCTCTTTATTCCTTTTACTTATCTTGTGATTGTAGGGGCGAGTAATGCAGTGAATATGACGGATGGTCTTGATGGGCTTGCGATAATGCCGACGATTATGGTCGGTGGTGCATTAGGAATTTTTGCCTATATTGCCGGGAATGTAATCTATAGTGATTATCTTGCATTACCATTTGTTGATGGTGCCGGGGAAGTGTTGATTATTTGTGCAGCGATCGTTGGTGCCGGTCTCGGGTTCCTGTGGTTCAATACGTATCCTGCCCAAGTTTTTATGGGCGATGTGGGTGCTTTAGCCTTAGGCGGTGTATTAGGAGTGATCGCCGTAATTGTTCGTCAAGAGCTTGTTTTCTTTATCATGAGCGGGCTTTTTGTAGTAGAAACGTTGTCAGTTATTTTACAAGTAGGGTCTTACAAACTTCGCAAGAAACGTCTATTTCGTATGGCGCCTATTCATCATCATTTTGAATTAAAAGGCTGGCCGGAGCCAAGAGTCATTGTTCGCTTCTGGATTTTGACCTTTATCCTTGTATTAATCGGGCTTGCCTCTCTTAAATTACGTTAATAGTAGTATAGGCTGTATAGTAAAAATCGCTAAAATAGAAGACATTCATCGTGATTGGCGTATAATGACGAATACAAATTTTTATTACATTTTCACTACAAATTTATAGATCTTATATTTTTATATATCTAATATTTTATTTAATAGGAGTAGTTCATTATGAAAAAACCTGTACGAGTAACAATCACTGGCGCGGCTGGTAATATTGGTTATGCTATGGCATTTCGTATCGCTGCTGGCGATATGTTGGGCCCCGATCAGCCTGTCATCCTGCAATTGCTCGAAATCACACCGGCATTAGAAGCTCTTAAAGGCGTTGTAATGGAGCTTAATGATTGTGCTTTTCCATTAGTACAAGGCATTGTCGCTACCGATGATTTAAATGTTGCATTTAAAGATACAGATTATGCCATGTTAGTCGGTGCGCGTCCTCGTGGACCTGGTATGGAGCGTAAAGACCTATTGGAAGCAAATGGCGCAATCTTTGGCCCACAAGGTAAAGCTTTAAACGATCATGCAAGCCGTGATGTCAAAGTATTAGTGGTAGGTAACCCTGCAAATACAAACGCATTAATTGCTATGAAAAATGCACCAGATCTTAATCCAAGACATTTCCATGCAATGACTCGTTTAGATCATAATCGTGGTTTAAGCCTTCTTGCAGAGAAAACAGGCGCACACATCAATGATATTACGAAGATGACGATTTGGGGCAACCACTCATCAACACAATATCCTGATTTAACTTTCACAACAATCAACGGTAAACCTGCATTAGAAGTAGTAGATCGTGCCTGGTATGAGAATGATTATATCCCACAAGTTCAACAACGTGGTGCGGCAATCATCAAAGCGCGTGGTGCTTCTTCAGCGGCCTCTGCGGCTTCTTCTGCTATTGATCATATGCGTTCCTGGGCACTTGGCACTAAAGAGGGAGATTGGGTTTCAATGGCAGTCCCCGCTGATGGTTCTTATGGTATTCAAGAAGGGATTATCTTCTCTTATCCATGTGTCTGCAAAAATGGTGATTTTGAAA contains:
- the mraY gene encoding phospho-N-acetylmuramoyl-pentapeptide-transferase: MLYALLSHLADYWSPLRVFQYITMRGIMAALTALIFSIGFGPAFIRLLQKQQIGQFVRNDGPESHLSKQGTPTMGGLLIIFGILLATLLWADLRNLDIWIVLFVLVSFGAVGFLDDYKKVIKKQSLGLRAKEKYLYLTIAGLIASCALYFTAKTEADTALLIPYFKDLTIPLGILFIPFTYLVIVGASNAVNMTDGLDGLAIMPTIMVGGALGIFAYIAGNVIYSDYLALPFVDGAGEVLIICAAIVGAGLGFLWFNTYPAQVFMGDVGALALGGVLGVIAVIVRQELVFFIMSGLFVVETLSVILQVGSYKLRKKRLFRMAPIHHHFELKGWPEPRVIVRFWILTFILVLIGLASLKLR
- a CDS encoding malate dehydrogenase, which encodes MKKPVRVTITGAAGNIGYAMAFRIAAGDMLGPDQPVILQLLEITPALEALKGVVMELNDCAFPLVQGIVATDDLNVAFKDTDYAMLVGARPRGPGMERKDLLEANGAIFGPQGKALNDHASRDVKVLVVGNPANTNALIAMKNAPDLNPRHFHAMTRLDHNRGLSLLAEKTGAHINDITKMTIWGNHSSTQYPDLTFTTINGKPALEVVDRAWYENDYIPQVQQRGAAIIKARGASSAASAASSAIDHMRSWALGTKEGDWVSMAVPADGSYGIQEGIIFSYPCVCKNGDFEIVQGLEISDYSQAKIDATEKELREEADAVKSLLG